One stretch of Bosea vaviloviae DNA includes these proteins:
- a CDS encoding GntR family transcriptional regulator: MNDVDQAEAGETEIVRAGGFNLSNLAYNAISEMIRRRHLRGGEMIVEARLADSLGISRTPLREALQRLEGEGLVIKGTGRSYLVRNVDLGEYLQSLKCREFLEPEAASLAAGRIPAGEMVKVKLEINQLRTTVPYHTDAHWASDDNLHELFARHCGNDVLAELIRKLRVTTRLFEIARLADRLEPDSAEHLEIVEALEREDSKASRRAVQNHIRSLGKSALNNVR; this comes from the coding sequence ATGAATGACGTCGATCAAGCGGAGGCCGGGGAGACGGAAATCGTCCGGGCCGGCGGCTTCAATTTGTCGAACCTCGCCTATAACGCGATTTCGGAGATGATCCGCCGACGCCATCTGCGCGGCGGCGAGATGATCGTCGAGGCGCGCCTAGCCGACAGCCTCGGCATCTCGCGCACCCCCTTGCGCGAGGCTTTGCAGCGGCTGGAAGGCGAAGGGCTCGTCATCAAGGGAACCGGGCGTTCCTATCTGGTGCGCAATGTCGATCTCGGCGAATATCTGCAGAGCCTGAAATGCCGGGAGTTTCTCGAGCCGGAGGCGGCGTCGCTGGCGGCCGGCCGGATTCCGGCGGGCGAGATGGTCAAGGTCAAGCTGGAGATCAATCAGCTCCGGACGACGGTGCCCTATCATACCGATGCGCATTGGGCGTCCGATGATAATCTGCACGAGCTGTTTGCCCGCCACTGCGGCAATGACGTGCTCGCCGAGCTGATCCGGAAGCTACGGGTCACGACGCGGCTGTTCGAGATCGCGCGCCTGGCCGATCGGCTCGAACCGGATTCGGCCGAACACCTGGAGATCGTCGAGGCGCTGGAGCGCGAGGATTCCAAGGCCTCGCGCCGTGCGGTGCAGAACCATATCCGCAGCCTCGGCAAGTCGGCGCTCAACAACGTCCGCTGA
- a CDS encoding hydantoinase/carbamoylase family amidase, whose protein sequence is MKPISPEAIRTAIAAQRPVVESLFDRLAEGSRAEPGIMRDTYGAGENFAHELIAKHGANEGLQIHRDAAANTYLTWPGSEQGAPCILLGSHLDSVPHGGNFDGAAGVVAGLTVIAALKALGLRPRCDITVMGVRAEESVWFEVSYIGSRSALGTLPNGALEAKRIDTGRDLASHIAACGGDVEALRQGRRELDPATIRAFLEVHIEQAPSLVEAGLPLAICSGIPGNFRYPNARIDGRHDHVGTPRRFRRDAAMAGAELAMALDRLWAEQDAAGIPLAITFGRFHTDPAMHGLTTVPGAFDFSLDVRAYDPAVLSLLEARMLAIISEIEARRHVSFALGPRASASVGMVDPAIAAQLQAAAQSLGLPGTMMGSPASHDAAAFAAAGVPVGMIFVRNENGSHNPHEEMEIDDFLDACALLTSWVADQAA, encoded by the coding sequence ATGAAGCCCATCTCTCCCGAAGCCATCAGGACAGCGATCGCGGCCCAGCGCCCGGTCGTCGAAAGCCTGTTCGACCGCTTGGCCGAAGGCAGCCGGGCTGAGCCCGGCATCATGCGCGACACCTATGGCGCGGGCGAGAATTTCGCCCATGAGCTCATCGCCAAGCATGGCGCGAATGAAGGGCTGCAGATCCATCGTGACGCTGCCGCCAACACCTATCTGACCTGGCCGGGCAGCGAGCAGGGCGCGCCGTGCATCCTGCTCGGCTCGCATCTCGACAGCGTGCCCCATGGCGGCAATTTCGACGGCGCGGCCGGTGTCGTGGCGGGGCTGACGGTCATCGCCGCCTTGAAGGCGCTGGGGCTGCGCCCGCGTTGCGACATCACCGTGATGGGCGTGCGCGCCGAGGAGAGCGTCTGGTTCGAGGTCTCCTATATCGGCAGCCGCTCGGCGCTGGGCACGCTGCCCAATGGCGCCCTCGAGGCGAAGCGGATCGACACCGGGCGCGATCTCGCCAGCCACATCGCCGCATGCGGCGGCGATGTCGAGGCGCTCCGGCAAGGCCGCCGGGAGCTCGATCCCGCAACGATCCGCGCCTTCCTCGAAGTCCATATCGAGCAGGCTCCAAGCCTGGTCGAGGCCGGCCTGCCGCTCGCCATCTGCAGCGGTATTCCCGGCAATTTCCGCTATCCCAACGCGCGCATCGATGGACGCCACGACCATGTCGGCACGCCGCGCCGCTTCCGCCGCGACGCCGCCATGGCCGGCGCGGAACTGGCGATGGCGCTGGACCGGCTCTGGGCGGAACAGGACGCCGCCGGCATCCCGCTCGCCATCACCTTCGGCCGCTTCCACACCGACCCCGCCATGCATGGTTTGACCACGGTGCCCGGCGCCTTCGATTTCAGCCTCGATGTGCGCGCCTATGACCCGGCCGTGCTGTCGCTGCTCGAGGCGCGCATGCTGGCGATCATCAGCGAGATCGAGGCCCGGCGTCATGTGAGCTTCGCCCTGGGCCCGCGCGCCTCCGCCAGCGTCGGCATGGTCGACCCCGCAATCGCAGCCCAGCTCCAGGCGGCGGCGCAGAGCCTCGGCCTGCCCGGCACGATGATGGGAAGCCCCGCCTCTCACGATGCGGCGGCTTTCGCGGCAGCAGGCGTCCCCGTCGGCATGATTTTCGTGCGCAACGAAAACGGCAGCCACAACCCGCATGAGGAGATGGAGATCGACGATTTCCTCGACGCCTGCGCCCTGCTGACGAGCTGGGTCGCGGATCAGGCCGCCTGA
- a CDS encoding amino acid ABC transporter permease translates to MLSQIIEEWPRFATYYNLVFIAKAALTTLALSVLGCVVGSLLGLALAVTRLTHGPALLPLRLLAIGFTELFRRVPFLVTLMLCFFAFQATGADVPLFVVAAVTVTLIAGAFLGEIVRGGLNAVHRNQWEAAAAMNFSLTETIRYVALPQAWRLILPPAFGFFVMFIKDTALASQIGVVELTFVGKVLNNKGFSAALSFGAILIVYFAISYPLARFGARLEARLASPRHRGA, encoded by the coding sequence ATGCTGTCGCAGATCATCGAGGAGTGGCCGCGCTTCGCGACCTATTACAACCTCGTCTTCATCGCCAAGGCGGCCCTGACGACGCTTGCCCTCTCAGTGCTCGGCTGTGTCGTCGGCTCGCTGCTCGGGCTCGCTTTGGCGGTGACGCGCCTGACCCATGGCCCGGCTCTGCTGCCGCTGCGCCTGCTTGCCATCGGCTTCACCGAGCTGTTCCGACGCGTGCCCTTCCTGGTCACGCTGATGCTGTGCTTCTTTGCCTTCCAGGCGACCGGAGCCGATGTGCCGCTCTTCGTCGTCGCGGCAGTGACCGTGACATTGATCGCCGGCGCCTTCCTGGGCGAGATCGTTCGCGGCGGCTTGAATGCGGTCCATCGCAATCAATGGGAGGCGGCGGCGGCGATGAATTTCAGCCTGACCGAAACCATCCGCTATGTGGCGCTGCCGCAGGCCTGGCGCCTCATCCTGCCGCCCGCCTTCGGCTTCTTCGTGATGTTCATCAAGGACACGGCGCTGGCCTCGCAGATCGGCGTGGTGGAGCTCACCTTCGTCGGCAAGGTCCTCAACAACAAAGGCTTTTCGGCCGCGCTCAGCTTCGGCGCGATCCTCATCGTCTATTTCGCAATTTCCTATCCGCTGGCACGGTTCGGCGCCAGGCTGGAGGCCAGACTTGCATCACCTCGACATCGCGGGGCTTGA
- the hydA gene encoding dihydropyrimidinase: MASYDTIIRGGTVITAADRIMCDVGIRDGRVVALGESLGEARQVIDATGKLVLPGGIDAHVHIAQPSGEGIVMADDFESGTRSAALGGTTTIMPFALQEKGCSMRETLKAYHAKADGECHVDVSFHMIISDPSEQLLGQELPALVEDGYTSFKIFMTYEGLALNDRQILDVMSVARETGALVMVHAENYDAIRFMTEQLERGGRIAPKYHATSRPIAVEREATHRAISLAELVDVPVMIVHVSNREAMEQIRWAKDKGLTVLGETCTQYLVLTEKDLDGLGMEGAKYVCSPPPRDTASQDACWEGLRNGAFTIFSSDHCPFRYDDPQGKLTPKGKTSFRWVPNGIPGVGARLPILFSEGVSKGRIDLETFVAVTAANPAKTYGLYPRKGTIAVGADADIAIWDPGKRVTLTHDLIQDGADYTPYEGREIIGWPVLTMVRGRVVVEDGALIGRKGHGIHLSRARSPYAKRGFEGRAQP, encoded by the coding sequence ATGGCAAGTTACGACACCATCATCCGCGGCGGCACGGTGATCACGGCGGCGGACCGCATCATGTGCGATGTCGGCATTCGGGACGGACGGGTCGTGGCGTTGGGCGAGAGCCTTGGCGAGGCCAGGCAGGTGATCGACGCCACAGGCAAGCTCGTGCTGCCGGGCGGGATCGATGCGCATGTCCATATCGCGCAACCCTCCGGCGAAGGCATCGTGATGGCCGATGATTTCGAGAGCGGCACGCGCTCCGCGGCGCTGGGCGGCACCACCACCATCATGCCCTTCGCCTTGCAGGAGAAGGGCTGCTCCATGCGCGAGACGCTGAAGGCCTATCATGCCAAGGCCGATGGCGAATGCCATGTCGATGTCAGCTTCCACATGATCATCTCCGATCCGAGCGAGCAGCTTCTCGGCCAGGAGCTGCCGGCGCTGGTCGAGGATGGCTACACCTCGTTCAAGATCTTCATGACCTATGAAGGGCTTGCCCTGAACGATCGCCAGATTCTCGACGTCATGTCGGTCGCACGCGAGACCGGCGCGCTCGTCATGGTCCATGCCGAGAATTACGACGCCATTCGCTTCATGACCGAACAGCTCGAGCGTGGCGGGCGGATTGCGCCGAAGTACCACGCGACGTCGCGCCCCATCGCGGTCGAGCGCGAGGCGACGCATCGCGCGATCTCGCTTGCCGAACTCGTCGACGTGCCGGTGATGATCGTGCATGTCTCGAACCGCGAGGCGATGGAGCAGATCCGCTGGGCCAAGGACAAGGGCCTGACCGTGCTCGGCGAGACCTGCACGCAGTATCTCGTCCTCACCGAGAAGGATCTCGACGGGCTCGGCATGGAGGGCGCGAAATATGTCTGCTCGCCGCCACCGCGCGATACCGCCAGCCAGGACGCGTGCTGGGAGGGCCTGCGCAACGGCGCCTTCACGATCTTCTCCTCCGATCACTGCCCGTTCCGCTATGACGATCCGCAAGGCAAGCTCACGCCCAAGGGCAAGACGAGCTTCCGCTGGGTGCCGAACGGCATTCCGGGCGTCGGCGCGCGGTTGCCGATCCTGTTTTCAGAAGGTGTCTCGAAGGGGCGGATCGATCTCGAGACCTTTGTCGCGGTCACGGCGGCCAATCCTGCAAAGACCTATGGGCTCTATCCCCGCAAGGGCACGATTGCGGTCGGCGCCGATGCCGATATCGCGATCTGGGATCCCGGGAAGCGCGTCACGCTGACCCATGACCTGATCCAGGATGGCGCCGATTATACGCCCTATGAAGGACGCGAGATCATCGGCTGGCCGGTTCTCACCATGGTCCGTGGCCGCGTCGTGGTCGAGGACGGCGCTCTCATCGGCCGGAAGGGGCATGGCATTCACCTGTCACGCGCACGCTCACCCTATGCGAAGCGTGGTTTCGAGGGCCGGGCCCAACCATGA
- a CDS encoding amino acid ABC transporter ATP-binding protein, translating into MHHLDIAGLDAHYGKLPVLSGIDLTVGRGDIIGLIGPSGSGKSTILRVLMGLLPPSGGTVKLDDEPVNHADQAALRRLRDRIAIVFQQYNLFQNMTVLENVTIAPVKIKKRPRAEVEAEARALLTKVGLGDKLARYPDELSGGQQQRVAIARALALKPEILLLDEVTAALDPELVSEVLDTIRVLAREGMTMLIVSHEMAFIREVASKVVFMADGRVVETGSPAQIFDAPQHQRTRDFVSKILRH; encoded by the coding sequence TTGCATCACCTCGACATCGCGGGGCTTGACGCCCATTACGGCAAATTGCCCGTGCTCTCCGGCATCGATCTCACGGTCGGCCGGGGCGACATCATCGGGCTGATCGGGCCGTCAGGCTCCGGCAAGAGCACGATCCTGCGCGTGCTGATGGGGCTGTTGCCGCCGTCGGGTGGCACCGTCAAGCTCGACGACGAGCCTGTGAACCACGCCGATCAGGCGGCGCTGCGCCGCCTCCGCGACCGCATCGCCATCGTGTTCCAGCAATACAACCTCTTCCAGAACATGACGGTTCTGGAAAACGTCACCATCGCACCGGTGAAGATCAAGAAGCGGCCGCGCGCCGAGGTCGAGGCGGAGGCCAGGGCATTGCTGACCAAGGTCGGCCTGGGCGACAAGCTCGCGCGCTATCCCGACGAATTGTCGGGCGGCCAGCAGCAGCGTGTCGCCATCGCCCGCGCGCTGGCGCTGAAACCGGAGATCCTGCTGCTCGACGAGGTGACGGCGGCACTCGATCCGGAGCTGGTCTCGGAAGTCCTGGACACGATCCGGGTGCTGGCGCGGGAGGGCATGACCATGCTGATCGTCTCCCATGAAATGGCCTTCATCCGCGAAGTCGCCTCGAAGGTCGTCTTCATGGCCGATGGCCGCGTCGTCGAGACCGGCTCGCCTGCGCAGATATTCGACGCGCCGCAACATCAGCGCACGCGCGATTTCGTCTCGAAGATCCTGCGTCACTAG